GACCACACAAGTTGCAAATACTGCTGATGTAATGAGAAAATTGGACCCTGCTGCTTTAGTTGGTGGGTTGAAAATTATTCCTAAACAATATACTttatttggatttgatgttgttttACCAAAGAAGCAAGATACCCAAGAGGGGGATATGGAAGTGGATAATGGACAGGCAGATGAGGAAGAGAGTATCGGATTTACTTTAATTGGATCAAGGTTTGAAATACGAAGTGTTGAACGATCAGctaaaaagtttaaaaacCATGCAGTTGATGATCTACTATAGCATTGCCTCTAATACATTCTACTTTTGATCGTGTTTAACTGTAGTTTCAAAGCTTCACTTGCAGTTGATTCTATTATCTTATCAATCTTTGATTCAGCCTCCACTCTCTCAGACTCTTCCAATTGTCGGTTTGGTAATTCCAAAATATAGCTTATTTGATTAATGATATCACTTTTATTCACATCGTCTGGTATACTATCCACCGTCGTGTCATTGTAAACACCCACCACGCTGGCATTTGATTCGGCACGATCGGAAGTTCTGTCTAATCGGTTAAGAACATCATCAAACCCACCAGTGGTAAATTTCTTAATGGTACTCTGATTAAAATTAGATAAACCATTCAAAACTTCTTCCAAATAAGtgtcaattgaaacttcaGGTCCATTATTGTCATCAGTTTGACTAAATATTTTAAAACCACTTAGAgaatcaatcttttctgAGTCTTGTACTGATAGtatatttgaaatcagtCTTTTAGACTCTGATAAGTCTCCCAACATGTTACTCAACTTGATTAGTTCATAGTAGTTGTCATATATaatctctttcttcttttgactTGATGAGCTTAACTGCAGTTGTATCTTATTACGAAGCTTGAGAATGTCCCTGGTACTGGAtgttttgatgaattgttcCACATCTTCAGCAGTTTTCAAACTAGATGGTTGCACTTCAGTCTTTGCTGAATTGTCGTCTGTCTCCTCCGTAGATTTATCCTGTTCATTGTTACCGTTTTCCCCTTCATTATTCTTTCGTTGATTTGACTGCGACTGTTGTAAATGATAAAACTCTTGCAATGCTTTGCGCCgtgaagaaatttttctAGGTTGAGGTGTATGAGAGGGTAGTTGGGGTGACGCTGTATTTGACGCTGTTGATGATAGACTTGGAGAAAAGCTAGTtcttggtgttggtgttgtttgATCTTTGTTTGGTTTTTTGTATGATAGAATAGGAGATTGTGTCATGGTTGGTTATTAAAGGAATCAATTGGCATATAGGTGCTATTGTAGTGTATAAGTCTTTGGTGCTTGTAAGGAATGTTGACTTATCTTCCTTTGATGGAATTCtgaagaatcaaaaaatttattccATTTCCGATAACCGAACATTCTATACAACTACTCCTTGAATTAATCTACACAGCAACAGTTTCAGCAGATGATAGAAGAATATAAATAAGAAAAGATATCCCCAACCCAGCTGCTTCTTGATTTGCAAACTTTATTCCAGATTATACCACACCTCATTTAAAATGcaattaaaacaatattCTGTTGATACACCACGCCAAACATTACTTGCAGACGCTCAACAAATATTGAAGTCAATTCCCAATTGGAATGTTGGTAAGACGCATTATGAACATACTAATCATGCTACCAAGATAACTCATGATACAATTGATGGTGATTATTGGTGTGCTAGACACAGTGTGTTAAAAGATCTTCCAATcgacaaattcaaatcagcaATTATTGGTACTACTGAAATTGGTTTTACTCATTCAGACCATGAACTTCACTATGTTCATGAAATTGAGCTGATGGAAGTTCGTAACACCAAGAAATATGAAGATAATGGATGGAGTTATACTATTCATGCTATCTATGACTTTGGATTTCCGTTGAACAAAAGACTGTTTAATGAATTGGTGCATGTATTTGTTTCCAATGATGAGGCATTGGTTGTTAGTGTTCcaattgaaggagaaattgAGGGTGTTTTGGGTAGTTATGTAtctgttgaagaaatcaagTGGGGTAATGGAGACAGTGTTGAATGGACAGTTGCTACTACATCAAAACCAGGAGGAATTGTCCCTGATTGGGTTACCAGATTAAGTATTGGTGGCGCAATTGCTAAAGATGTTCCTAATGTTCTTGAATACATTGAGAGCAAGAAATTTTTAGTTCATGTTGGTTAGAATAGTATATTCATCGTTTGCTTTTTACAGTACACTCACTTTCTTTTAATCTTTAAAAACAACCCTTTCTTCAAATACTAACTCctaattttgaaatatataGTAAGAGGGTCTCTTTATCTCTTAAACTTCTAAAGTTTGAATATTGTGAAATCAGTTGATTGATCAAAGGAtgagacaaaaaaaaaattattgtctcttgaaaaattgaactaCTCTTGGTGACTCTTTTTACTTTCATTCAAACAAGTTTAAATCTTTGTCAACGTTTTCTCAATTGTATGATCAAACGGACATTCATAAGAGCAAtgtcaacaacatcaacaatcaacaatactGAAAAATGGACTGCCCCAAAAGTCAGATCCACATTTTTAGATTTCTTTAAAGATAAAAAACAACATACTTATGtcccatcatcatcagttgTTCCCCATAATGACCCAACTTTATTATTTGCCAACGCTGGTATGAATCAATATAAACCAATCTTTTTGGGAACCGTGGATCCAGCTAGTGATTTTGCCAAGTTGAAAAGAGCTGCTAACTCACAAAAATGTATTAGAGCTGGTGGTAAACATAATGATTTAGAAGATGTTGGTAGAGATTCTTATCATCATACCTTTTTTGAAATGCTTGGTAATTGGTCATTCGGTGACTACTTCAAGAAGGAAGCTATTGCCTGGTCTTGGGAATTATTGACTGAAGTGTATGGTTTAGAAAAGGATAGATTGTATGTTACATATTTCGGTGGTGATGACAAACAAGGATTGGAAGCTGATTTAGAAGCtaaacaattttggttAGATGTTGGTGTTGCTGAAGATCATATCTTGCCTGGTGATGCCAAGGATAACTTTTGGGAAATGGGAGATCAAGGTCCTTGTGGCCCTTGTTCAGAAATCCATTATGATAGAATAGGAGGTAGAAATGCTGCTTCCCTTGTCAATATGGATGATCCTAATGTGTTGGAAGTTTGGAATGTCGTGTTCATTCAATATAACCGTGAAGCTGATGGTTCATTAAGATCCTTGCCTAATAAGCATATCGATACTGGTATGGGTTTCGAAAGATTGGTATCTATCttgcaaaacaaatcttcaaactACGATACTGATGtatttttgccaatttttgaaaagattagAGAAATTACTGGGGTAAGACCATATACCGGTAAATTTGGTACTGATGATAAAGATGGTATCGACACTGCATACAGAGTTATTGCCGATCACGTAAGAACTCTTACATTTGCCATTTGTGATGGAGGTGTCCCAAACAATGAAGGTAGAGGCTATGTTTTGAGAAGAGTTTTGAGAAGAGGATCACGCTATGTTCGTAAATACATGAACTACCCGATTGGGTCATTTTTCCCAcaattggttgatatagttattgaacaaaataaGGAAATTTTCCCAGAAATTGAATCGGGATCTCAAGATCTTAAAGAGATTTTAaacgaagaagaattgtCATTTGCTAAAACTTTGGATCGTGGTGAGAaattatttgaacaatatgCTATCATTGCTTCAAAGACTCCTGAGCAGACTTTATCAGGTAAGGATGTTTGGAGATTGTATGATACTTATGGATTTCCAGTTGATTTAACTAGATTAATGGCTGAAGAAGCTGGTTTGAAAATCGACGAAAAAGGGTTCGAAGTGGCTAAGGAGGAGTCAAGAGAAGCTTCCAAAGGTGGAGCTAGTAAGAATGCATCttcattgattaaattggATGTGCATGCTTTATCCGAACTTGAAGGAAAGGTTGTCAAGACCAATGACAGTGCAAAGTATGGACTTGACAATATTAAAGCCAGTGTTCTTGCTATTTACGATGGTGgcaaatttgttgattccATCCAGCAAGATAACGAAGGTAAACAATATGGTATTTTGTTAGATAAGACACCATTCTATGCCGAACAAGGTGGTCAAGAATACGATACTGGTAAGCTTGTCATTGACGGTAAAACTGaattcaatgttgaaaatgtaCAAGTTTACGCTGGTTATGTATTACATACTGGTTTCGTCCTTGAAGGTAAATTAagtgttggtgatgaagtgATTGCTGCTTATGACGAATTGAGAAGGTGGCCGATTAGAAATAACCATACTGGTACCCATGTTTTGAACTATGCCTTGAGGGAAGTTCttggtgatgatgttgatcaaaagGGGTCTCTTGTTGCCAAGGAGAAATTGAGATTTGATTTCAGTCATAAACAAGCCTTGACtccaaaagaattggaaaaagttgaagataaGTCCAACCAATACATTAGAGATAATAAACAAGTTTATTACAAGGATGTGCCATTAGCTGAAGCCAAGGCAATTAATGGTTTAAGAGCTGTGTTTGGAGAAACTTATCCTGATCCCGTCCGTGTTGTTTCCATTGGTGTTccagttgatgatttactCAAAGATCCAACCAATGAAGAATGGAgatcattatcaattgaattctGCGGCGGTACTCATGTTGCCAAGACTAGTGAAATCAAAGATTTGGtcattattgaagaatCAGGTATTGCTAAAGGTATAAGAAGAATTGTTGCCGTTACTGGTCATGATGCTCACGCAGTACAAAGAATCGCCGAAgaatttggtgatgaattggatcaTGCTAACGCTTTACCTAATGGACCAATTAAAGAGAACAAGGTTAAAGAATTGGGTGTTtctttaaagaaattgtctATCTCAGTATTggataaacaaaaattgactgaaaaattcaacaaggttgataaatcaattaaagACCATCAAAAGAGtatacaaaaagaagagagcAAAAAGACTCTTGACGTGGTCAAGAAATGGCTTGACGATGGTGACAACAAATCCGAATTTTTGGTGGCTCATATCCCAATCAATGCTAATGCCAAAGCTATTACTGAGGCTTTCAATTTAGTAAAGAAACAAGATAAGACCAAGTCATTATACTTGTTAACTGGACAAAATGACAAAGTTGCACATGGATGTTATGTCAGCGATGAAGCTATTGGTAAAGGTGTTGATGCCAGTCTGTTGGCGAAATTAGTTAGTGATAAGATTGGAGGTAAAGCTGGTGGTAAGGGAAACATTGTTCAAGGTATGGGTGATAAACCAAGTGGTATTAATGATGCTATTGAAGAAGTAACAAAGGCATTCAAGGAGAAGTTGTAAAACCTTTAAAGGGTAAATGCGGTTAGATATATACACATTTTGTTTATAATTAGTATACAACGGGTATTTACAATGATTTACAAGACGGCACCTTCTTGAAAAGGATCTTGTTGGGCCTCTTCTAATTGTTGCTTAGAAGCTTGTCtttcaatctctttcaattgtttaataatATCCAATCTTCTCTTGACTCCCGCTTCAGCTGCCTTTGACATTATTCCAAGCATCAAATTGACAGATCTGACATTCTCGTCATTACATGGAATTGGATATGTGATTAAGCTTGGTTCCATATCAGTATCACAGAGGGCAATAGTTGGAATACAAGCTGATAAACATTCCTTGATACAGTTTCTATTCTCCACTggattcaacaaaatgacTAAATCGGGTTTAATTATTGAGTTTGAAGTTATTGCTGCATCGACTGGTTTATTCTCCATATCAATTTGTTGCTTCATTGATGGGTCTTTTATTTGTTTGGAAACTTCAATGTAGTTGGTAATAGTACCAGGTATCCATCTTTTAGACACATAATATCCCTTAGACCTATCTGCTGCCGCAACCAATGATTCTTGAATTGACCAGTTTTTATGTGTGCCTACAAATAGTATAACTCCACCTTTTTCGCTAACTCCTTCAATCACTTTACACGCAGTTTGCAATTGGGCAATAGTTTGatttaaatcaattaaatgAATCCCATTATAAGTTCCATATATGAATGGTTGAAAATTAGATCTGAACGAAGATGTGGCATGACCAAGATGACAACCAGCAGCcatcaagtttgaaattgtggttTGAGTAATACTTGGTGGATTTGTTGTATCTCTTTGCGGCTTGTATatattttcaagttttgaaCCTAATGCACCACTAGTTCTAAGATGATTAAGTTGTCTTAAATAAAGTTCTTGTTCGGAATAATCTTTGTAATCAGGGGTAGGTTTTAAATTGGGGAATTGTGAAGTATATTGATTGGTCATTGATGATGCCTTTGCGTCAGAGTCTTTGGCACTTCTGTGTCCTCCACTTTTGATACTCCTTTGAGACCATGGtctattttgaataatatcATCAGTTAAATGCATATTGTTGGTCATATACTCTCGCAACTCCTCATCaagttgtttgattttatctTTTGGAATCTTGGAAATatcttgattcaatttcgCAATGCGTTCATTCATTAAAGTAGTTGGGGTCTTGTTTAATACACTAATGAGTTCTTTGGATTTTTCAGTTAATTCACGAATCtcctttgatttttgaatcgcttcttcttctctgGCTAAAGCTTCGGCAATTGCTTGTTCTCGTAATTCTTTATGGGATAATGTGTGTTCGAGATTAGCATTTGAAGACGTGTTTTGCGTTGCGGGTTCAGCATAGTATCTGACTAGTGACCTCCTGAGTGGTCTCCCAAAGCACCTCCTTAACATGTTAGCTGATTGGATGCTTCTTCAGTTGGATGCTAAAGgcttgaaaaaaaaaaatctgaaaaatttttggtgGTTGATTTTTTGTATAATCTCACAAAGATCCAATCTACTTACATGATAGAAAATAGAAGGATAATGCTATACACAAGAATATCAAGAGGACTCCTTCGAAAGACTACATCAAAGCCATATCCACAACCACAAGACCTTAAGTGATTAAATTACACTACTCTAAATACAAGGCTAATCAACTTCCTTaacattttcttcaacctCCTTTTCATTTCCGTCGCTTGCAGCGTCAACTTCTACTTCACTCAGCTGTACCCCTCCTTCTTCGCTATCTTTACCTACATCTGACGCTAATGAGCTGAAATCAATTCCACCTGGACCGCCTAAACCACCCGCACCACCTGCTTGACCCAATTGACTAGCTAAAGCACTCAAATCTGGAGTTCCACCAGCTCCTCCACCCATACCACCTAAAAGTTGAGAGAAGTCCATTCCACCTGGACCTCCGGCGCCTCCCATTCCGGGCATTCCTCCCATTCCGGGCATACCTCCCATTCCACCCATCAAATTGgcatcatcttctttagcttcatcttgttcatcttcatctacccatttatcaaaatcagtCTTGATATAGTGATacttcaatttctctttgGTTAATCTTGG
This region of Candida orthopsilosis Co 90-125, chromosome 6 draft sequence genomic DNA includes:
- a CDS encoding Sba1 protein (similar to co-chaperones); the encoded protein is MSTKTLTPTVLWAQRSSDSEADKNIILLTVEITDPKDLHIDLKPTHLTVKADSSTYEDTHYDLKIDFYDEIDPEKSKINTENGAHLFFVLSKKKLQEEYWPRLTKEKLKYHYIKTDFDKWVDEDEQDEAKEDDANLMGGMGGMPGMGGMPGMGGAGGPGGMDFSQLLGGMGGGAGGTPDLSALASQLGQAGGAGGLGGPGGIDFSSLASDVGKDSEEGGVQSSEVEVDAASDGNEKEVEENVKEVD
- a CDS encoding Vps51 protein (protein with a role in vacuolar function) — its product is MTQSPILSYKKPNKDQTTPTPRTSFSPSLSSTASNTASPQLPSHTPQPRKISSRRKALQEFYHLQQSQSNQRKNNEGENGNNEQDKSTEETDDNSAKTEVQPSSLKTAEDVEQFIKTSSTRDILKLRNKIQSQLSSSSQKKKEIIYDNYYELIKLSNMLGDLSESKRSISNILSVQDSEKIDSLSGFKIFSQTDDNNGPEVSIDTYLEEVLNGLSNFNQSTIKKFTTGGFDDVLNRLDRTSDRAESNASVVGVYNDTTVDSIPDDVNKSDIINQISYILELPNRQLEESERVEAESKIDKIIESTASEALKLQLNTIKSRMY
- a CDS encoding Ala1 alanyl-tRNA synthetase; its protein translation is MIKRTFIRAMSTTSTINNTEKWTAPKVRSTFLDFFKDKKQHTYVPSSSVVPHNDPTLLFANAGMNQYKPIFLGTVDPASDFAKLKRAANSQKCIRAGGKHNDLEDVGRDSYHHTFFEMLGNWSFGDYFKKEAIAWSWELLTEVYGLEKDRLYVTYFGGDDKQGLEADLEAKQFWLDVGVAEDHILPGDAKDNFWEMGDQGPCGPCSEIHYDRIGGRNAASLVNMDDPNVLEVWNVVFIQYNREADGSLRSLPNKHIDTGMGFERLVSILQNKSSNYDTDVFLPIFEKIREITGVRPYTGKFGTDDKDGIDTAYRVIADHVRTLTFAICDGGVPNNEGRGYVLRRVLRRGSRYVRKYMNYPIGSFFPQLVDIVIEQNKEIFPEIESGSQDLKEILNEEELSFAKTLDRGEKLFEQYAIIASKTPEQTLSGKDVWRLYDTYGFPVDLTRLMAEEAGLKIDEKGFEVAKEESREASKGGASKNASSLIKLDVHALSELEGKVVKTNDSAKYGLDNIKASVLAIYDGGKFVDSIQQDNEGKQYGILLDKTPFYAEQGGQEYDTGKLVIDGKTEFNVENVQVYAGYVLHTGFVLEGKLSVGDEVIAAYDELRRWPIRNNHTGTHVLNYALREVLGDDVDQKGSLVAKEKLRFDFSHKQALTPKELEKVEDKSNQYIRDNKQVYYKDVPLAEAKAINGLRAVFGETYPDPVRVVSIGVPVDDLLKDPTNEEWRSLSIEFCGGTHVAKTSEIKDLVIIEESGIAKGIRRIVAVTGHDAHAVQRIAEEFGDELDHANALPNGPIKENKVKELGVSLKKLSISVLDKQKLTEKFNKVDKSIKDHQKSIQKEESKKTLDVVKKWLDDGDNKSEFLVAHIPINANAKAITEAFNLVKKQDKTKSLYLLTGQNDKVAHGCYVSDEAIGKGVDASSLAKLVSDKIGGKAGGKGNIVQGMGDKPSGINDAIEEVTKAFKEKL
- a CDS encoding Mrp4 protein (S. cerevisiae homolog MRP4 is structural constituent of mitochondrial small ribosomal subunit), which produces MLRRCFGRPLRRSLVRYYAEPATQNTSSNANLEHTLSHKELREQAIAEALAREEEAIQKSKEIRELTEKSKELISVLNKTPTTLMNERIAKLNQDISKIPKDKIKQLDEELREYMTNNMHLTDDIIQNRPWSQRSIKSGGHRSAKDSDAKASSMTNQYTSQFPNLKPTPDYKDYSEQELYLRQLNHLRTSGALGSKLENIYKPQRDTTNPPSITQTTISNLMAAGCHLGHATSSFRSNFQPFIYGTYNGIHLIDLNQTIAQLQTACKVIEGVSEKGGVILFVGTHKNWSIQESLVAAADRSKGYYVSKRWIPGTITNYIEVSKQIKDPSMKQQIDMENKPVDAAITSNSIIKPDLVILLNPVENRNCIKECLSACIPTIALCDTDMEPSLITYPIPCNDENVRSVNLMLGIMSKAAEAGVKRRLDIIKQLKEIERQASKQQLEEAQQDPFQEGAVL